A segment of the Desulfitobacterium dehalogenans ATCC 51507 genome:
GTGCTTCCTCTGTTTTAAATGAGCCCTCGGCCAAATTCTCATAAGTATTTAAAATATTCATCAGCCCCGGCAGATAATATAAGGAAAAGTCATTCAGCTTCGTGTATAGAGAATGGTCCTCCTCCAGGGCCTCAGCTATTTTCAAACAGGTTTTATGGATTGAGGACAACATGACCAGGATGTCCTTCTCCACGTTCAGCCTCTTCAATTGATCCATATACCGGGCCATGGCAGAGCTGTGATCCATAATCCCTTGATGAACCTTACCATAGGCATCATCATCACCCTTTAAATCAATCCTTACTTTCTTTTCCTTTTCCAGAGCCTTTATTGTCAGCACAACGATTCCCAGGCAGGCTGCACTGCTTAAGGCGGATATCAATAGATTGCCGCCGATCAGCCAGACTACAAGGAATGCTGCTGCCGCTGCAACACCAAGGAATATTTCTTTCATAGCAATCTCCTCTAATTATATGCTCTTATCTCCTTAAAGGCGTTAATAAGGTCTGTTCTGCCATCAAAAGTCTTGCCCCTTGTCAGCCTGCTGATTTCATCCAGCTGTTTCGGATTGGCCTTTCCGAACATAATTGAAAATACGGGGGTATCGTAGGCTGTACCAGGACTGAACCTGCCCCCTGATTCACCGTCGGTCATCAGGACGATAGATTTGGTATAGGTTTCGGAATCAAAATCATTTAATATCTTAATGGCACGTTCCACCGGTCTGTATATATC
Coding sequences within it:
- a CDS encoding 5-bromo-4-chloroindolyl phosphate hydrolysis family protein; this translates as MKEIFLGVAAAAAFLVVWLIGGNLLISALSSAACLGIVVLTIKALEKEKKVRIDLKGDDDAYGKVHQGIMDHSSAMARYMDQLKRLNVEKDILVMLSSIHKTCLKIAEALEEDHSLYTKLNDFSLYYLPGLMNILNTYENLAEGSFKTEEAQKFAGQFSLFLPQITDAFDKKYYSLFSKDVLDSKAEMAAMAAVFKSEGLMDNKDFMGGGS